The Cytophagia bacterium CHB2 region ACCATCGCCAAAATTTCGCCGGTTTGCGGATTGGTGACGACGACGGTGCCCCGGCTGGCATCAAAAAAATCCATGGCCGAGCGCAACTCTTCCGTGGCAATCGTCTGAATGACGTAGTCGAGCGTCAAAAAAATGTGTTGGCCGTGAACCGGCGGCACATCGGGCATGGCGAGATTGGGAAAGGAATTCCCGATCGCATCTTTTTGCAGAAACTTGCGGCCATTCTGCCCCGCCAGCAAGGAGTCGCTGGTCAGTTCAATGCCGGAGATGCCGCGATTATCCACATCGGTGTAGCCGATCACGTGCGCCCCGATTTCTTTATGAGGATAACGCCGGCGCATATCTTTCTCGATGCGAATGCCGGGCAAATGGCTCGCCTCAATTTTCTTTGCCAGCTCGGCGTCAACCCGGCGTTTGAGCCAGACAAAGGGACGGTCCGTGCGCATGCGCTCCAACAATGCCGCGGAGGATTCACCCAAAATGCGCGCCAGCTTGTGCGCCAAACCGCGGCGATCTTTAACTTGGCGCAGCTCCACACCGACCGAGATACAGGCATCGTTCAAAGCGAGCATATTGTGATTGCGATCATAAATGAGGCCGCGTTGCGCTTCCAAGGGAATGGCGGAATAATGCTGGCTTTTTGCGGCGTTTTGATATTTCCCGCGTTGCAACAGTTGGATATACAACAAGCGGCTGATCAAAATCAGAGCGAAGAGTAAAAAAAATGCTTCAATAAAAACGCTGCGATTCGGCTGGGCTGCGTCAGCCGTTTTGGTTTTCCGTTTCGACGGCGAGTCCCGCCGCGACAAGGCTGTATGAAATTGCTTCTTCATTCCTGTGAGACCACGATCAGCTTGGTGGCCACTCGGATCATGTGCAAGCGCTCGCGTGCAATTTTCGAAATGCGGCCATAACCGCCAAACTGCTCCGCTTGCACGACCAGCCGCGTGTTTTGCTCGACAAGCTGTATTTTTTGAGCTTCCAACTGTGCAACTGTTTTGGCCAAGCGCTCCACCGCCACCCGCTCCCAAATCAACAACAAACCAAAAATCAAGAGAACGAAAAACGGCGCCAGCAAAACCGCCCAGACTTTGCCCATCCCGTGACTCGCAGCCTTGGGCTGGCGCAGCTTCAGGCGAACTTTGCTGCTGGCATTGATGACTTGCGCGCGTGGCGCTGCCTTGCGCTTCACCGGCGCCGCCGGGCGGCGCACGCCGGCTTTGGGTTTCGCCATTTTCATCGTTTCTGCAACACACGCAGCTTGGCGCTGCGACTGCGCCGATTCGCAGCCAATTCCTCCGGGCCCGGCGTAACGGGCTTGGGCGTCAAAATCACCGCCTGGCTTTGTTTGCCGCACACACACATCGGAAATTCCGGTGGGCAGGTGCAAGACAAGGCTTGCGCACGAAAGAACTCTTTCACGATGCGATCTTCCAGCGAATGATAGCTGATGAGCGCCATGCGCCCGCCGGAGGACAGCAGCGTGAAGGCTTGCTGCAAAAACTCTTGCAGGGCCTGCAATTCTTCATTCACCGCGATGCGCAGCGCTTGAAACACGCGCGCCAGGGATTTAATCCGATGAGGGCCGCGCACGACGCCTTCGATAATCAAGCGAAGATCAGTCGTCGTCCGGATCGGGTGCCGCCGTCGTTGTTGCACGATGGCTCGCGCGATAGGCCGGGCTTGCCTTTCTTCGCCATAGTCCCGCAGAAGACGCACCAGTTCGTCTTGTTCTAGAGCCGCCATCAGCTCCGCTGCAGTTTGGGGGAGGGAGGGGTTCAGGCGTAAATCGAGCGGGCCCTCATCGAGATAACTAAAGCCGCGTTCCGGCCTGTCGATTTGGCGTGAACTCATGCCCAAATCGGCCAGCACACCATCAACCGACGTGATGCCGTTTGCTGTGAGGAGACTGGTCATATGCCGGAAGTTGCCATTCACGAATAAGAATCGATTTTTGAATTTTGCCAAACGTTGTTGCGCTACGGCCAGGGATTGCGGATCAACATCCAGGCCGATCACGCGTATGTGCGGATTCGCTTCCAAGAGCGCCAGGCTATGGCCGCCGTCGCCCACCGTGGCGTCTACCAGCGTCACGCTTTTTTCGGTGAGCAGGAATGCGATCACCTCGCGCACTAAAACGGGAACGTGATAGTCGCCTTGTTGTAGCTTGGGCGTTGACACAGGCTAACCCTTGAGCGCGCCGCTGCGTCCTGCTTCTAAAAACTGTTCGTAGTTTGCGACGTCCCACATATCAAAAAAGTCGCCCATCCCGACGTAGCGAATTTCTTTGGTGATTTTTGCGGCTTGCAATAACTCCGTCGGAATGTTGATGCGACCTTGATTATCCAATCGTACCTGATGGCAGGATGCCAGGATCGCCTGCATCTGGTAGATACCAAGCTCACTTTCCTCGTCGATATTCGAAGCCATTGGCAGGATCTTCTCGCGGAAATAAGAGGCGGGATACGCACGAATGAAACAGGCATTCGGCGTTTCCATCAGCCGCAACATCAGCGACTTCATGTCGCGCAGATCGACGATTTCGCGAATCTTGGCCGGAATGGCGGCGCGGCCCTTATCGTCTAAGCTCTGCTTGAAGCGGCCATAAAATTTTGGAATGATTTCAGAGAGTTCAACCACGGCTTCGTACCCCTACCTTCCATTAATCCCCACTATTCCCTACTTTTATCCACTTTCGCCCAATGATAACTTACAATCCTATTAAAGTCAAGTTTTTTTTCGAAAATAGCGCACATTTATTGAATAATTTCAAAAACTTGTGAACAAATAAACACTCAATTCCGCCGTTCTGCTAACGCCGGGTAACAAAAAATGCAAAACTGTGATCCTTGCGGCTTTACTTCAACACCGTGCAGCCATCTCGAAATACTCTGTCACTCAAGAGGTGCTGATAGGAACAGCATACAGTCTTGAGCATTTTGATTCAGTCAGTGCGAAATGATGGGTTGCAAGGCGTGCAGCATTTTGGCGGGTTGAGCTTACTGCTAAGGATTGCGATTTAAATACCTGACTCATTTTCTTTAATCCGCTAATAAACGCGAATAGCCGCTAATGCTTTTTAATTTGCAATGATTCGCCTCAATTCGCGGTTGGAGATTGGGAAAGTCATTTAATCGTCGATCCTGTTTGAGATGAATCACTGCCGTTCACAAGCAATGCGCATTCCGCCGCTCAAAGAAAATGATCCTGACAAAGCAGAAATTTTTATTATCCTTGTGGGCAATTTATTTAAACGGGAGAAAGGAGGAGTAACACTCTTAACAGCCTGCGGTGATCCCAGAGTCCTTTCACTCAACTGCTACTCATCAAAACTTGTTCGGGAGGAAGTTCATGTTTACTGTGCGACGTTGTTTGTTGCAAACACTCGCGCTACTCGCCCTGCCGGTGCTCGCCTTTGGCCAATTGACTATTCAAGGTCATGTGGCGGACGATCGCGGCGAACCGCTGGTAGGCGCGAATGTTCTCGTGGTTGGCACCACGCGCGGCGCGGCGACGGATGCCAGCGGCAATTTCTCTATTCTGGTGCCTTCGCCGGGTCCGGAAACCGTGCTTGAAGCGCGCCTGCTCGGCTACAAATCAGCTCGGCAAAGCGTAACGCAAACCAGCGGCATTATTGATGTCAGTTTCAATCTCACGGTCGATGCCTTGCAGATGGACGAAGTCATCGTCACCGGTACTTCGGTCGCCACTTCAAAACGGCAACTCGGCAATGCCATTTCAACGGTAAACATTCGCGAAATGGAATCGACCGGCGCGACCGCCATTGATGCGGCGCTCACGGGAAAAATCGCAGGCGCACAGATTCAACAAAACTCCGGCAACCCGGCAGGCGGCATCACCGTGCGGTTGCGCGGGGCAAGCACGGTGCTGGGCAACGCCGATCCCCTGTACATCGTAGACGGCGTGATCGTGAGCAACGACTCACCGCAACTGATCGACCTGGGCGGCTATCGCCAAAATCGTTTGGTCGATATCAATCCGCAAGACATCGAGCGCATCGAAGTGATCAAGGGCGCGGCCGCGGCTGCAATTTACGGCTCGCGCGCCAACAACGGCGTGGTGCAAATCTTCACGAAACGCATTTTGTTTTGTTCATAAGTATGAATTAAATGTTCCGTAAAATAAAAATGGTATGAAGCTTCCTTCATACCATTAGAAATAAAAAGTGAACGTCCACAATTTAGCAGCTAAAATTAAAAATGCTATTCCTGCGCACTATCCCATATTACAGTTAATTCTATGCCAGATTCTCCATTACACTCGAACGGCGGTGGCTCACAAGAACTGCATTGGTCTACACCTATGCTAGTTGTGATTGATGCATATACTCGAAAGGTATGCGATCCACTCGGAAGATTTATCCAATTGGTATTATTCAAATACAAAGGAGGTTGATTGTCTACCATCACATAGGTAAGAGCACTTCCGAGAGGATCACATGATGAATTGTATCGGTAAACGCCATGCACTTTAAGCTTTATATTAGTGGCGTTTGAAGAAGTTTGTACATCTATATAATCTTCTTTGAATCCTTCACCATATGAAATAACAGATGCCCATGCATGAATACTACCTGCCATGCTTTGGCTTCCACTAGCTGTTTGTCGTCCTAGGGGAATGGCTTTAGCAATGGCTCCACGATCTGATGGGCTATGCGACAATGGCGATTGAATATCAGAATCTTCTGTTGGCTTCGATAAATTACACGACATAACAAACAAAGCCAGCAATAAGACGACTGCGGCAACAATATTATAATCCTTGAATTTAGCTGCTCGCATGATGGCCTCCAATTACTTGTAGTGAGAAGACGAGTAGAGTGTTTCCAAATTATCATTTCGATGAGGTTCGGCCTTTTGCTATTAAAATCAGCAGAATATTTGAAGGCATCATCGCTGTGTTAATTTGGAATCAATTTAATAATATTGACAAGATCCAAAATACTTCTGCAGTATTTCGGTGGCGAGCGATTTTGGATCCTATTGTGAATGAAATTTTTCAATTCTCAGGAACCAGCATCTTAGAGATCATTGAAGGTAATAAAATTTCATATTACCTGATTATTAAAAAAATAAATCTCATTAGTCAAGAAGATTTGTTCAGCTTGTGGCGCGATAAAATCGCGGTGGAGTTTTCTTATTACAACCAGCATGTGACCGATCTGCTGCTGTTCCGCTCGCTCGCGCCTTCCACCGGCTATTTGAGCCGTTTGGAAAATGTGGGTACGCTGGATAACAAAGGCCTCGAAGTGATGCTGCGGGCAATCCCGCTGCAAACGCGCAACGTGCGCTGGAACACGAGCGTGACGTTCGCCCGCAATCGCAACGAAGTCAACGGCATCGAAGGCGACATTCTGTTGCTCGCGGATTCGTTCGGCCAGGTTGCTGCCGTCAATGGCCAGCCGCTGGGCGTGTTTTATACCACGTTTTATGCGCGCAATGCCGACGGCAGTTTGCTGTTGACGCCTGCCGGCCTGCCGCAACCGGAACAGCGCAGCCGCGGTGCGAATGGCCAGCCCACCGGCGGCACGATTCGCGACGTCACCGGCGATCCCAATCCTGATTTCACCGCGTCGTGGATCAATGAAGTGGAGATCGGGCGTAATCTCTCCGTGCGCGCCCAGTTGGATGCGGTGCAGGGCTTTGATGTTTTCAACTTCACGCGGCGCGTCGGCGCGCGCGGGCCGCTATACGGCAATTTGGTGGATTATCAACGCGAGTTGGAAGGCCAGGTGCCTGCCGGTTACAACACCGCACTCTTCTCCATTTTGGGCGCCTGGGTTGAAGACGCCTCGTTCATCAAATTGCGCGAGCTTGCGGTTTCGTATGATTTGCATCCCAAGATGCTCGGCCTGCGCAGTATGCGTTTGAGTTTGATTGGCCGCAATCTGTTTTCGATTGATGATTATACCGGCTACGATCCCGAGATCAACACCGCCGGCCAGAGCACGGGCGTGCGCGGTTTTGATTTCGTCGAAGTTCCCATTCCGCGCTCATTCTCTTTTGGTGTGACGTTGAATTACTAACTTCAGTTCTAGACTCATCCACCCTTCCTGTCATTCCGTAGGAATCTTGTGAAGTCTCGGGAAAGCAGTCGCGTTCACCGTCGTATCAAAAACCCAACAAGATTCTGGAAGAATGAGCTTGCAGGGAAATCGCACAATTTTGGAGAATGATTTCATGAACAGATTTTTTGATAAACATAAACTGGCGCTGGCATTGGCGAGCCTGCTGCTGTTGGTGATAACAGCCTGTTCGCTGGACGTCACCAATCCCAACAGCGCTTCGGAAGATCAAGTGTTGACCACGCGCGAAGGCGTGATCGCGCTGGCGGCGGGCATTCAGCAAAATTATGCCATCGGCGTGGTGGAAGCGATGATTTTAACGCCCGGCGTGACCAGCGGCGAAATCGCGATCAATTCCACCTTCACCAATTTGTTGGAATTGCAGGACGGCGGCGATCAAGTCACCACCGGCAACGGTAACGTGCTGGCGCTGTGGTCGCGGCCCATCCGTGTGATCAGCATGGCGAATGATTTGATCAGCAGCGCGCCGAACGTGACGCTCGATCCCGGCACGCGCAGCGGCATCATTGCCTTGGCGCATCTTTACAAAGCCATGTCCATGGGCGTTCTCGCGCAGGCGTTCGAGCAAGCGCCCATCGAGCTTGACGAGAACGGCAAATCCATCTTTCAGCCGCGTGCGGAGGTTTTGGCGAGCGCAATCAGTTTGCTCGACGCGGCTGCGCAATTACTGGCGACAACGCCCGCGAGCAACGAATTCACTACAAAAATTCTGGGCAGAAATTTCGATCTGGTGAACACCATCAATGCCTATCGCGCGCGCTACAATTTGATGGTTGGGCGGTATCAACAAGCATTCGACGCTGCTGCAAGCGTCAATCTGGCCTCCACCTCCGTGTTCACGTACGATGATCGCAACCCCAACCCGATTTATCAGCTCGTGTTCCTCAACCGGAACTATGCGGCGCGCGATAATTTCGGCAGCGCGTTGATTGAGTCCGGCGATGGGCGCCTGGCTTTTTTCCTCACGCCCGCGGACAGAACCAATCCTTCGCCGTACAATCTGCCCATTGATGATCTCAAGGGTTTCTTTGATACCCCGACAAAAACGATTCCCGTTTATCTGCCCGGCGAGATGAACCTCATCAAAGCCGAAGCGTTGGTGCGGCAGAGCCGGTTGGCAGAAGCCGTGGTGGAAATCAATGCCGTGCGCACCAAAACCACGGATCCCCTCGGCGTTGCTGCGGGCCTGCCGATCTACAGCGGGCCGGTAACCGAAAGCAGTTTGTTGGAGGAGATTTATCGCCAGCGCAGCGCCGAGTTATTCATGACCGGCCTGCACTTCGAAGACAGCCGCCGCCTGGGACGGCCTGGTCCACTCGATGCCAATGCCGAGCGCAATCGCAACTTCTATCCGTATCCCGATCAAGAACGCTTGAACAACCCCAACACACCGCCGGACCCGACGATCTAACCACAACTCACGGGGCATGGCATTGCGCCATGCCCTGGTTTTTTCCTCATGACGCTTCCGAATTTCAAAAAACAATTAACCGACAGTTGGGAGGCCAACGCGCAGGCGTGGACCACGGTGGTACAAAGCCGGCAAATCGAAAGCCGCCGTGTGGCGACAGATGCCGCGATTTTGGCGGCAATCACGGCATACCAACCGAAGCGCGTGCTGGATGTGGGCTGCGGCGAGGGCTGGCTCGCGCGCGAGTTGGCGAATCGCGGCCTCGAGGTTACCGGAGTTGATGGCAGCGCCGCATTGATTGCCGAAGCACAACGCAACGTCAACGCTGCTTTTCGCGTGCTAAACTATGACGAGATTGTCGCCGATCCTGCGCGGCTTGCGGGCCCTTTTGATCTCATCGTTTGCAATTTTTCACTTTTGAGTGAAGAGCTGGATTCACTTTTGACGAGTCTGCGCCAGGCATTGGCAACACACGGCGCGCTGATCATTCAAACCGTTCACCCGTGGAGCGCATGCGGCGATGAGCCTTATGAGGACGGCTGGCGCATGGAATCCTTTGCCGCATTTGGCGAAACGTTCCCGCAACCGATGCCCTGGTATTTTCGCACGCTCAGCTCGTGGCTTGCAACGCTGCAACAAGCCGGTTTCATGCTCAAAGAATGCCTTGAGCCAAAACATCCAGAAACACGAAAGCCCTTATCGATAATTTTTGCCTGCCGGAAATCGCGCGAGGGTTAGCTTCTAAAACTCGGAATACTATTCCAAGGAATTGGCTCGCGGAAAAACCCTTCCGCCCATTCCCTGCCATGGCCTGTCGCGTTAAAGGCTGGTGCACGGCTACTTTGAAAAATTTATCCATTCGTGCGTGTCATCCAGAAGGGCTCCTGTGAAGTTTCAAGCCTCATACTGAATACCTCACAAGATTCGTTTGAATAACAAAGCAAGAGAGTGCTCCTGCAATTCAAGGTAGCAGCGCGCAGGCTCCAACGGATGAACGCGGCCAACGGATGTGATCGTGATGCTCAAAAATGATTTTGCCCAATCGCGGCGGCCTTTGCGGTCAAAAACTGGAAAACTGCCGGCAGAATACCAGACCTTCGTTTGTCTGAAATCCCGGCACAGGCGTTTTCAAAAAAATTTCCGGGTTGCGCGTTGCCGGTTTGATGGCTATATTGGCGTAAAAATTTCAAGCCACAACAAACACTTCAAAGCCGCCCAAAACTTTGAGGAGAATTCCGATGAAGGCTGTTCGCTTGATCTTCGCTGTGCTGCTGGTCGCCGCACTTTCCGCCTTTGCCGAAGTGAAACACGAAGAAATCACCTACACTGCCGGCGACGTGACCATGAAGGGATATCTGGCTTACGACGATTCGGTCACAGGCAAACGTCCCGGGGTGTTGGTGGTGCACGAATGGTGGGGGCACAATGAATACGCGCGCACACGCGCCCGCATGCTGGCGGAATTGGGTTACACCGCGCTCGCGGTGGATATGTTTGGCGACGGCAAACAGGCGGCACATCCCGACGAGGCGGGCAAGTTTGCCGGCGCGGTGATGCAAAACATCGAAGGCGCAAAAGCGCGTTTCACTGCAGCGCTCGAGGTTCTCAAGAAACACAAAACCACCGATACGACCCGGATCGCCGCGATCGGCTATTGCTTTGGCGGCGGCGTGGTGCTGCACATGGCGCGTTTTGGGTTTGCTTTGAAGGGCGTGGTCAGTTTTCACGGCAGCCTGGGCACCCAAACGCCGGCGCAACCGGGCAAAGTAAAGGCCGCCGTGTTGGTGTGCAATGGCGCAGCAGATCCTTTTGTCACGGCCGAACAAATCACGGCCTTCAAAAAGGAAATGACAGACGCCAAAGTCGATTTCCAATTCATCGACTACCCGGACGCTAAGCACAGCTTCACCAATCCCGACGCGGATACGTTCGGCAAGAAATTCGATATGCCACTGGCTTACAATGCCGCGGCGGATAAAAAATCTTGGGCCGACACACAGCAATTCTTCAAAAAGATTTTTGCGAAATAACTCAGCGCCGAAAATGAAGAATTCCAACCCGGAAAAAAAATATGCGCGCCTGCGTGATATCGATTGGGAGAATTGGGCGCCCCAGCAACGCGCCACGTTGACGTTTGTGATGCAGAACGGCCACATCCTGCTCATTCACAAAAAGCGCGGGCTGGGCGCGGGCAAAATCAACGGCCCCGGCGGCCGCATCGATCCGGGCGAAACCGCGCTCGCGTGCGCGGTGCGCGAAGTTCAAGAGGAGCTGAAAATCACGCCGCTCGGTCTGCACCCGAGCGGCATTTTGCGCTTTCAATTCGTCGACGGCTTGTCGATTCACGTGCAAGTCTTCACGGCCTCAGATTGGGAAGGTGAGCCGATGGAAACCGATGAAGCCGCGCCGTTGTGGACGCCGCTCGATCGAATTCCGTATGATCGCATGTGGGAAGACGATCGCATTTGGATTCCCCACATGCTCGCCGGCAATAAATTCGAAGGGCGTTTTTTGTTTGATGACGATCGGTTGCTGGAGCATGAGCTTGAGGTGGTTTGAGAGCTTTATCAGTGGTTCAATTTAAATGTGATCAATAGAGAAACTCAGAAGGGAGTCTGACTTGAACCCCAGGGAAGTTTTGCTTAGACGTTTTGGTCGTTCGACGCTGGCGCACACACGGCCGGTTTTGATGATGTTTTTCGCCTTGTTGCTGCTCTATTTGCCCGGTTGTTCGAATGCGCAAAAAAATTCGGAAGCGGAAACGAACCACGCCTCGGCCGATTCACTGCGCTACAGCGGCGAAATTCATTTGCGCAACATCCGGCAATTGACGTTCGGCGGCAACAATGCCGAAGCTTATTGGAGCTTCGATGACAAGCAGCTTATCTTTCAAAGCGATTGGGAGAAAATCAATGCACAGGGCTGCGATCAAATTTTTGTGATGAATGCGAACGGCGCGCCGCTCGCCGACGGCCAGCCGTACAATTTGGTCTCAACCGGCAAAGGCCGCACGACGTGCAGCTATTTTTTGCAGGACGGTACGATCATTTATGCCTCAACGCACGCCGCCAGCGCAGATTGCCCCAAAGCCGCGATGTTCAGCGAAGGCCGGTACGTCTGGCCGATTTATGAAAGCTATGATATCTATCGCGCCCAATCCCGCCCGGGCGGGACACAGCCCGAAGTTTTGATCGGCGCGCCCGGCTACGATGCCGAGGCCACGGTTTCGCCGGATGGCCGTTATGTGGTTTTCACCTCGACGCGTTCGGGTGATTTGGAACTCTGGCGTTATGATTTGCAAACCGGAGAGTATTTGCAATTGACCTCGGAGTTGGGTTACGACGGCGGAGCTTTCTTCTCGCGGGATTCGAAACAAATCGTGTGGCGCGCCAGCCGGCCAACGACAGAGGAGGAACAGGCGAGTTACAAGGATTTATTGGCAAAAGGATTCGTCGAACCGAAGGAGTTGAATGTTTTTGTTGCCGACGCGGAGGGTAAGAATGTGCGGCAAGTCACCAATCTTCCCGGCGCGAATTGGGCGCCCTTCTTCCATCCCGATGGCAAGCGCGTGCTGTTTTGCTCGAATCATCATTCACTCGACAAAGGCGGGCGCAACTTCGACATTTTCATGATCAACATCGACGGCACCGGCTTGCGGCAAATCACGCACACCGATACGTTCGACGCCTTTCCCATGTTTTCGTATGACGGCAAGCAACTCGTTTTTTGCTCGAATCGCAACGCGCAGCGTACGCCTACGCGCGACACCAACGTGTTCGTTGCGGACTGGGTGGAGAATCCGGCGAGGATGGATTCGAGCTTTATGAGCTGGAAATAGTTGGGCGTTCGTTCGGCAATTCAGTTTTCAAGAAATTGTCCCCGCAACGGCTTGGCCGTTGCATCAAAAATCGTTGAAACAAAAAATCCCGGAAGCTAAAGCATTCAGCTTTGTCTTCCGGGATTTTAATTTTGCAGGAGATTTTCGAGCTTCACTGTCTCAACTACAAGTACTCACGTCCGGCGCCACCAGGTAAAACGCTTGGCGCTTTCGGGTTTATCATAGCCCCATGAATGGGCAAGCACATCGGCGGCATCTTCGGGATCTTCTTCCGCCGTACGCCCGCGGTTGCGCAAATAAGCGTGAGCAAATTCGTGCGCAATGACATAATTCGCAAAATCAAGCGGCGCGCGGTTGAGAGAGGATTTCCATGCAATCATGCGGCTGCCATTGTCACCCATGCCCGGCGGCGCCATATGCAGATACGAATTCGCCGGATCGTTGACATCGTACACCGCCATGCGAAAGCGCTCGTCTTGTAATAAATCCTGCAGTACCTCACGGGGCAACGAATGCAACACAGCGACGATCCGCTGCTGTAAAACCGGATCGACAACAAAACGATTCACAAAAGCAACAACGCGTTCAAGCATACTTTTGCCCGCCTCTTTCCCTTTCCTCCGTCAACTTGCGCGCCTAATTCCTGTTTAAGGTTATCGCACCAAAACCAGCTTGCGCGTTTGCACAAAGCTGCCCGCGCGCATGCGATAAAAATAAATGCCGTTGTGCGCCGGTTCGCCCAATTCATTCAAGCCATCCCATCTCACAGCATACACGCCGGCATTGCGCCGATCCTGCAGCAGCGTGCGAATCTTTCGGCCCAGAACATCATAGATTTCCAATGCGACATGTTCGGCTTTGGGCAATTGAAAACCGATAACCGTTCCAGCGCCCGCAATCTTGCTCTCCGTGGTGATTTCGCTGCGGAAGGGATTCGGATAATTCTGCTGCAGCGCGAATGCTTGCGGCAGGCCGGCATCGTTTTTCTCCGTCACCTTCGTGGCGAACAATTCATTCCAAAATTGCTGCGCGGCATCGGCGTTTGCCTGCAAATCCGCCAGGCTCTCGCCCGCCAGCAAGGCAAAACCAACCTCAATGGTTGCGCGGCCGGCAATGTCAAATGGGCCTGCGGCAACAACGAACGAAACATCCGCGGGTCCGGCCTGGTTGAGTCCGATGCCGCCGCTGATTGATTGCCACTTTTCCGTATCCGTAAAGCCGTCATGCAAGCCAATGCCGGTGAATCCTGGCGCATTCGGGTCGTTAAAAATCCCTTCATAGTTAAAATCGCCTTGCGAAACCAAAGACATGCCGACATATGTTTTCGGCCCGGAGCCGGAATCATAAGCATATCCTAATTTGTGCGAGGCATCATTCGTGGTAATGTTGGTCGCAAACGAACCGCCGTCAATATCCCAATCAAAGAAAATTCCAAAATGAAATTCGGTGAGCGGTGTTTCCTTTTGGTTTTCGATGGTATAACGGAACAAAATGAAATCATCCGCCGGCGCCTCTTTGCGCGCAAACGTTTCCTGAATTACGCGAATCTGCATTGGGTTATTGGCGGCTTTATCTTCGAAAATGCCGATGCTCTCCTGGTCGCTCAGCGCGCCCGGCGTCATTACCCGCAAATCTCCGCCGGTTGCGATGGTAAAATCTTTATCGTATCCCTGGCTATTGCCGGCAATCAGGCCGCGGACGGCGTTTGAAATTTGGGTTGGCCCGGCGCCGGCAATGACGCCGCCTTCAAACAACAAACTCGTTCCGTTCTTAAAGCGGAAGCCAATGCCATCGAGCGAATTGCTGGGATCGGCAAATCCGAGGCGGCCAATGTTGGTAACCGTAGTGGCGACATTATTCACACTCACGCTTCCAAAGGTCGGCAAAACGGTAACAGTGAAGCGATCGGCGTCGGAATAACTGCCGGATGCAATCGTAAGCGTGAAGTCGATGGGATGCCCACTCGGCGCATTGCCGGCAACGCTGAACTGCAGCGGTGTTGCCACAGTTGTTTCTTGCAGCGTTCCACGCGCGCCCACGGCGGCGTTCGCGGTGGTTACGGTAACGAAGTCGTCGCTCTCACTCAGCGTTACCGTGGCATTGACAACAGGTGCAAGATAGTTGCGCAAGGTAACCGTAACCGCAACGGTTTCGCCCGGCTCGATCACGCCATCGCCGTCGCTTTCTGTGTAGCTGAAATCCTGCAAACGAATGGAGGGCGAAGTTTCCGTCACCGCGCGCAAAGCATTCACGCGGCCGCGGCCCAACAGGCCGGAATAGGCAGGATTGCCCGCATTGATATTGTCCGAAGTCACGCGCACTTGTTCACTGGCTTGTATTGCGCTCCACGAGGGGTTTTTGGTTTTCACCAGAGCCACAGTCGCAGCCACCAGCGGACATGACATCGAGGTGCCGGAGAAGCTGGCATACTTGTTATTGTTGACGGTGCTCAGAATGCTGTTGCCGGGCGCGGCCAAATCAATCCACGATCCATAATTCGACGTAGAACTTTTGACATCATCGT contains the following coding sequences:
- the rsmH gene encoding 16S rRNA (cytosine(1402)-N(4))-methyltransferase RsmH is translated as MSTPKLQQGDYHVPVLVREVIAFLLTEKSVTLVDATVGDGGHSLALLEANPHIRVIGLDVDPQSLAVAQQRLAKFKNRFLFVNGNFRHMTSLLTANGITSVDGVLADLGMSSRQIDRPERGFSYLDEGPLDLRLNPSLPQTAAELMAALEQDELVRLLRDYGEERQARPIARAIVQQRRRHPIRTTTDLRLIIEGVVRGPHRIKSLARVFQALRIAVNEELQALQEFLQQAFTLLSSGGRMALISYHSLEDRIVKEFFRAQALSCTCPPEFPMCVCGKQSQAVILTPKPVTPGPEELAANRRSRSAKLRVLQKR
- a CDS encoding RagB/SusD family nutrient uptake outer membrane protein; this translates as MTACSLDVTNPNSASEDQVLTTREGVIALAAGIQQNYAIGVVEAMILTPGVTSGEIAINSTFTNLLELQDGGDQVTTGNGNVLALWSRPIRVISMANDLISSAPNVTLDPGTRSGIIALAHLYKAMSMGVLAQAFEQAPIELDENGKSIFQPRAEVLASAISLLDAAAQLLATTPASNEFTTKILGRNFDLVNTINAYRARYNLMVGRYQQAFDAAASVNLASTSVFTYDDRNPNPIYQLVFLNRNYAARDNFGSALIESGDGRLAFFLTPADRTNPSPYNLPIDDLKGFFDTPTKTIPVYLPGEMNLIKAEALVRQSRLAEAVVEINAVRTKTTDPLGVAAGLPIYSGPVTESSLLEEIYRQRSAELFMTGLHFEDSRRLGRPGPLDANAERNRNFYPYPDQERLNNPNTPPDPTI
- a CDS encoding class I SAM-dependent methyltransferase gives rise to the protein MTLPNFKKQLTDSWEANAQAWTTVVQSRQIESRRVATDAAILAAITAYQPKRVLDVGCGEGWLARELANRGLEVTGVDGSAALIAEAQRNVNAAFRVLNYDEIVADPARLAGPFDLIVCNFSLLSEELDSLLTSLRQALATHGALIIQTVHPWSACGDEPYEDGWRMESFAAFGETFPQPMPWYFRTLSSWLATLQQAGFMLKECLEPKHPETRKPLSIIFACRKSREG
- a CDS encoding dienelactone hydrolase family protein; this translates as MKAVRLIFAVLLVAALSAFAEVKHEEITYTAGDVTMKGYLAYDDSVTGKRPGVLVVHEWWGHNEYARTRARMLAELGYTALAVDMFGDGKQAAHPDEAGKFAGAVMQNIEGAKARFTAALEVLKKHKTTDTTRIAAIGYCFGGGVVLHMARFGFALKGVVSFHGSLGTQTPAQPGKVKAAVLVCNGAADPFVTAEQITAFKKEMTDAKVDFQFIDYPDAKHSFTNPDADTFGKKFDMPLAYNAAADKKSWADTQQFFKKIFAK
- a CDS encoding 8-oxo-dGTP diphosphatase, with protein sequence MKNSNPEKKYARLRDIDWENWAPQQRATLTFVMQNGHILLIHKKRGLGAGKINGPGGRIDPGETALACAVREVQEELKITPLGLHPSGILRFQFVDGLSIHVQVFTASDWEGEPMETDEAAPLWTPLDRIPYDRMWEDDRIWIPHMLAGNKFEGRFLFDDDRLLEHELEVV